Part of the Equus caballus isolate H_3958 breed thoroughbred chromosome 5, TB-T2T, whole genome shotgun sequence genome is shown below.
CTCCATCCCACCTGCGCAGAACTGTGCCTAGTTTAGCACCATACTTGAATTCTGTCACACGGCCATTTCCAAAGTACTCGCTGCCTTTAATTGGCTCAGTACCCAGATCAATTACCTAGTAGAAATAACAgaagaatatataattttaaataggagctttaaagaattttaaccatcacattaatatttatagaaaatggCTTTAAACTATATTATTTGAAATGCTCAAATGGTTTTCCTTatacaagattttttaaaaaaattttttgctgAAGTATATGCAGCACTTAACATCTGGCAGACAACATTTCTACATGCTTggtaaatattaactcatttaattctccaaagaaaacaaagacgtAACCATTATCATTATCTCTTttcttcacaagaaaaaattgTTGCACAGAAAGGTTAATCAATTTGCCTAAACGAACACAGTGAATAGTGCTATAACCAAGATTTAAACTCAGATACACTGGCTTGAGACAACAACTgtattattatctgtcttttataATGGTCTCTGGGGAGATGGTAAATGACATAGAGATGTTTGCAGCTTAAATAAATTCTTTGCTCTTCCATAAAACCTCTTGGAACAAAGAGTTTGCTGTGTTGTCTCTGAATAAAAGGAGGTTAAAGAACACTGTTTGATAAAAATGGTTCAACCATTAACCAACAGAAATTGTATTTTCAACTAAATCTGccatttattttctaatgaattaaataatattattttatatgcacatatatatatattgacgTACCTCCTGGTAAATGAAAGGTTTACTTCCTTGAGGGAACCAGTTTGTGTTTAGATTATGCAGTTTATCCAAAAAAGCCTTTATGTCTCCAGGCCACATGTGCTTAGCAGCATCCAATCTGAACCCTGCTACACCCAAGTCGATGAGATGATTCAGATAGTCAGCAATCGTGGAACGCACATAATCTTTCTCCAGCGCAAGATCAAGAAGACCAACCACGCGACAATCTCTGACCTGTAGAGGCAAAAATTTTGTGATTGATACATAAAACATCATCTTTACTCGAGACTTCATgtgattattcattcatttattcactaacaAATATTTCTATAGAGCCTCCTTTGCATTGGCACTACAGGGATGCTGACATTCTGATATGGACatacctttgaaatattttctagtaCTAGAAAAACGGAGAATGTAGGAAATAAAGTGGGTGAGTTTTTTAATTGATtgtggaaaatgttttaaatattgattcgagtttcttatttttaaacagtCAGATTTGGAATCCTGTTTTCCTAAGGACTCTAagctaatatttaaaatggaGATCAATAAACCACATGTGGATAATTAAACGCATAGATGGCTCTTTATTCagattactgttttttttttaattacctgGTAGATATCATTATAGTTCTCAACCTCGCCACTTCCAGAGTTACATTTACCATCATTAAAATCCCAACCAGAGTATGGGACTGCTGGAAAGTCCCTACTTCCAGCATTGTAGTAACTTCCACAAGTACTGCTCGTTCCTGCACCGCCACCACTTCCGCACATATGATTAACTACAGCATCCACATAAATACGAACCTGAAAAGCAAAGTTTCTATTTCAGTTTGACTTATGGAAAGGTAGAAATCTATAATATTACTGATGAAAGTTTACAGCATGTAAATATTTCCTTGCCATTTTATAACTTATCTTCCTAGAAGACAAAAAAGTCAAGTGTGAAAGGAAATCAATGTGAACGGAAGACCTACAGGCATTCTAGCCACTTGCATTGAGAGAACCAAAAACTACCACAACTGTGAAAAATGCAAAGAGCACTTGGTCAGTAGGTTACAATGAATTGAGACAGGAGAGGTTGTTGGTTTTTGAAATTTCCATGGGCCATCCTATAAAAGAAGTAATCAGCCTCTACTATCTACTTAGCATCTGTAGAGAGGAAGGTAGACATTGTCTCTCCTTATGCTCCTCATCAGAGAGAATATAACTATTTACCATCAAAAAACCTATGGGGAAAGaggcccgcctggtggcacagcagttaagttcacacgttccgctttggtggcctggggtttgccagctcACATCACTggtacggacctatgcaccacttgtcaagccatgctgtggcaggcatcccacatataaagtagagggagatgggcacggatgttagctcagggccagtcttcctcagcaaaaagaagaggattggcagcagatgttagctcaggactaatcttcctcaaaaaaaaaaaaaaacctatggtGAAAAAGACCCAGGAATTATGGGTGGAGATACAAGTCACATAAAATTGACAGCAAATACTGCAACTGGAATTTCCAATTCCTAACTAGAAAAGAGTTCCCTGGAAATGTGTATAATTACAAAGGTTAAAAGTTGATATTTTGCTTTAGAAATAAGTTCAGATTAAACTTTGACTTAACATCTTCTTAGTAGATAAATGACGCATATACAAAGATTTACCAAAATTGAACATAAGgcaataattaaattttaattatagctAAAGTacgaagtaaaataaaaattaagaaatacgGAAAATATTATGCTCAAAAAGCAAGAAACAGGAGAGTGAAAGGATTTTCCcatataatattttgaaaggcaATTTTCATTCACTTACACCGACGTTGTTACATCTGGTCACCATGTCTCGAAATTCATCTTCATTTCCAGATCTTGTACATATCTTGTAGCTAATTGGTTGGTATCTTTCCCACCAAGGTCTTGAAGGGTTATTAACTACGATATTTTCATTGGGTGGAGAGACCTATAAATAGAACAGTCTTACTAAGTATCAAATTATGGCTTACTTTATATCATTGGATACTCTAGAAACTAATTaataatctaaaattatttctgaatCTTTGTATAGCAGCTACATTACTTTACaaccatttgaaaatataatagcATATTGTAAATGTCCTACTGAAGAAAGATTCTATCAGACACAAAACATAAAGTTGCCAATAGTACtaaatgttttcttccttagaaAACTGTTTTACTCAGAGTACTTATTATTGAAGTAAAATGTTGCCCCAGCTTCACAGATACAGATCATTATACAATTTACTATAAGCATAGCACATACTGCAGTGTATCCTATGAACAATACCCACCTGAACCCCTCCAAATCCTTTGGGAGCTAAGTATCGCTCACATTCAAGAGCAATATCAACCCAGCGCCACTCAAACAGATGGACAATAGATGTCCGTCCACTTTGGGTATGTGGGTCATACTGAGCCCAGCAGAACCCAATGGCTGAAAGTAACAGAAGGAACTTCATTGTGCTTTGAAGTTGTCAGGGTTCTTTGCAGCAACTATTTATATTCCTGTAAGAAGCATATTTTTCTAAGTAAATATTTACATGAATAGGTACTTAGAGCACAAGCCCTTTATTTATTCATAATCTGAAGAACATTATCAATAATAATGTTAACAAGTGAAGAACATCCGTAAAATCTCCCAGGAAAACAATCTAAATGACCTCTTAGAACTTAATGTTTTCCTTATCGAGGGAATATTAACCTTTTTAAACATCTggcattatatatatacacaaagaaaGCTTAATCGTGTATTATTTAATTAGGATTAGATCTTACTTCTGAGTCCCTCACTaatcaaaggaaaataacaatCAGAGACAACTGAATTCATAGTCAAAATATGCCTTAACTATCTATTTGCAAACATTTGTAATGTTTCAAATTCAAAAAGAGACAGGATATTTAATTCAGTTCTGTTTTTCACTCCCaatccaaatttttatttaaatttctacaCTAAGATTTAAGAAACTATTTGTGAGTTGAATGTACATGAATTGAGGAAACGGACTGTTTTTCCTCTCCACTAAGTCTTATGCTTAATTCAATGGCTATAGCAGTAGAgtggagttttcttttcttctttatagcaAATATCTCTTGTACCTGATAAAACACTAAATTAATGAATTCACAACCCTTTCCTTCTTAATGTGAGCGAAATCCTATAAAAAATAGTACAGGTCAGAAAAACTTAATCCATTAATCCAACAAGTATTAACTGAGTGTCTGCTTTttgctaagcatgtggatgatGTTCAGGATACGATGAACAAGACAAGACAGACAAGTTTCTTGGTCTccgggagcttacattctagtggaaaggaaagaaaatatatgagtAAATGGTAATAAtcataacaaaaaaacaaattaagataGCAATAAAAATTAGTATGAAATAACAgggtaataaaatagaaaatgacttTACCACCAGGGTATTTTAGACTGGATAGTAAGGGAGAGCATCTCTGAGGAAGTGATTTTCAGCTGGGATTTGAAGGATTAGAAGGAGCCATTCATTTGAAcaccagagaaagacaatctaCACAGAGGAAAACATGACAGTAAAAAGCCAAGGAAggaaaaagcttaaaatattcaagcaacatttaaaaaaattgtgcagCTAATCAAAGTGTGATACAGTGGAGGGTACAgtgagatgaggttggagaggtaGGCCAAATCATGCAGGACCTTGTCGaacataaagaaagagagagtcaTTGAGACTTTAAGAGGGGGAGCTGAGAAACTCGGAtacactataaaaaaaaaaaaatcacttttgcCTCTGTGAAGAAATTGTATTTTAGGAAGACAAAGTGGAGGCAGGGACCTCAGTTAGTCTTTTTCACTGGTCCAGGAAAGCACTGCTTGGCTTGAACTAGGGTACTGACAGGATATATTTCAGAGGTAGCAAGAGGCTGATGGATAGATTAGAGCTGAagaatgagggaaagagaaaaattttaaaaatagatatttggtggtgataccatttatttatttattttttgctatggaagatttaccctgaactgacatccattgccaatcttcctctttttttgcttcaggaagattaaccctgagttaacatctgtgccaaccttcctctatttttttgtacatGAGACACCTCCACATTGTACCTGGTGAGTGGAgaaggtctgcacctgggatccaacccatgaacccgggcctcTGAACTGGAGTGTGTGAAagtttaaccactcagccatggggctgggcccgaTACTATTCATTAAGATGAGGAAAAATTAGGAAGTACTTGCTTTGGAGAAGGTGACCAAGAGTGTTATGGTCAGTAATATTTACTCTATCAACCCTTGCTCTCCTTTGGTCTTTCCTCCAACACCCCGTGTCAACACTGTGTCCTATTTTCTTATTCAGTTTGAGCTATTATAACCAGAATACTATAGACTGGCTGGCTGAAACAACAAATATCTATTtctaacagttctggaggctgggaaggacAAGGTCAAAATGCCAGCACAgccagtgtctggtgagagcccccTCTAGTTTCGCAGATGGCATCTTCTCCTTGTATCATCACACGGTGGAGAGTAGAGAGAGCTCTGgtccctttctcttcttgtaaggacactaatcccattagGGGgtgctccactctcatgaccttgTCTAAAACTGattacctccccaaagccccacagacTAATACCACCCCACTGGGGATAAGGGTTTCACATATGAAGTTGGCAGGGGTGAGAGGACCACAAACGTGCAGTCCATAACACTTATCCACTGCAAAGCCAAAGGTTCTTGTATGTTACAAGCAGTTTCATTCCCCTGTGACTTTCAAAGTGCTTTGCTTCTTTCTATGATCCCCTTCTACCATCCTTGTGTACCTGGTAActactcttctttccaaatgcaGTTGAAGCAACATCTATATGAAGCTTATTGCAATATTTCCAGGCATAGTTACTTATTCCTCTGCATTATAGCTTTTTCACTTATGTGACCTTATCAAATTAAATCTGATTTATATTGTAAATAATTGTAAATAGCTAAGTATTCACACATGCATCATTCTGGGCCAAGCTTCTTAAAGGTAGATTTCATATACAATATTCCTAGAATCTAGCAAAACAATTAGCATAATCACTTATGTGATCAATAAATGGTTGTAGCATACAGACTCTAAGTTCCAGGTATTTTGCAAGACATTGGCATAACTGGGGTTATGTCCTcattgattttataaaataattgaacACTATCTCGAAAATTGTATAATGCAATCTACTCTAACCCTTGCAAAAACTTAGCACACATGAAGGAATTAAGGCCCAGGGAGATTCAATAAATTGTCCAGGCTCAAATGGTAAGTAATCAGATTTCGATAATAGGTCCTACTATAAGTGAAAATTCTCTGTATTACACCAATGTTTTCCATAGAATTCTAGACTTCATGTATAATATTCCTAGAATCTAGAACAATTAACATAATGGCTTATGTGATCAATAAATGGTTGTAGAATACAGATTCTAAATTCCAGGTATTTTGCAAGACATTGGCATAACCAGGGGTATGTCCTCATTGATTTTTaaaggattgtgtgtgtgtgtgtgtgtatgtgagaggaagattcaacctgagctaacatccattgccaatcctgctctttttttgcttaaggaagattagccctgagctaacatctgtgccaatctccctttgctttgtatgtgtgttgcctccacagcatggctgatgagcagagtaggtccaaaccaggatccaaaccaacaagccctgggccactgaagtagaccCCACAGAagtttaaccactcagccatggggacagcccactcactgatttttttaaaataaatgatcacTATATCAGAAATTGTGCAATACAGTCTACTCTAACCCTTAAAAAAATTTGTACACATGAAGGAACTATGGCTCAGAGATTGAATAAATTATGCTTTCTTATAGGGTAAGTAATTAGAATTTGAGATTGGTCCTCCTACAAATCAACATTCTCCGTATTATGCCAACGTTTCTCAAGAATTCTAGACTCGTGATGCCCAGTATGGTAGCCACAAGCAATAtttggctactgagcacttgaaatataaTGAGTCTGAACAGAGATGTGCTATAAGTGTAAAATGCACTCTAGATTTGGAAGACTTAGTGtgataaaagaaagtaaaaaaattaagaatttttttgtcGTTCACATGTTGACATAATATTCTGTGATACATTTgactaaataaaatgtattattaacattaacttcccatttctttttatgCCTTTTAATACGACTACTAAATTTTTGATATTATTGTCATGGTtttcattacatttattttggACAAGACCATTCTAGACACCACGTAACGTCAGAGAAGGGACAAATCcatgcaaaaaaaacaaaaaacaatcacaaaatgaggaatatgttCACTGTCTTAAGAGTAAAGTTCTTCAGCATTTCATTGATAGGAAAATTCATTTGTGATGAATGGGAACTGAGGAAGATAAAATTGATTCAAAGAATGGGTTTGACATTACTAAAAGAGATAAGGTGAAATggcttttaaggaagaaaaaatagaattattcaATGTAGGAAATTGGCAAGGAGGATGGCAAGAAATCAATACACTTTTGTAGAACATTAAGTTTGCTGTGGAGGAGCCATAGGAGTTAAAGTAGGAAGTTATATTGCAGTCTCTCAAAGTCAGGGAGAAGAAAGTGGAGCTTCTTCCCAAAGTTATAAGACGCTAtaaaaggttttctttaatttgtttatttgtttgtttttaaacaggaAAGTAATGAGAGTAGAGCTTTTGGAGTATATCAGATGGATTGAAAGGCAAAGAGAACTGAGATAGAAACAATTGAAAACTTGTGCAGTAGTAAACAGAGTATCGATGAAAATCTAAACTAGTATTATCGCAATAAGAATGAAAATTGGGAGAGTATGGTAAATTGTTACAATAAGATACACTCAATGAATAGCATTTGCTAATATCAACAGCATCCCGCAGTCTCTTCCAACATAGGCTATAGAATTGGTATACAACTTTGTAGACTACAGAGAGAATAATTGTCCCTAGCCATTCCAACCATCTGAGCTGATAGCCACTAACCGTAGTTGAATAATGACACCAAGGCTAAACTAGCTGAAGAACCATCTAGAATTGTGAAACATAAGTTATTGTTATTAAGCAATAATTAACTAATACAGAGAGGAGAGACGTAATAGATTCAGTGGAGACCTATTCTACAGGAAATGGCTGCTAAGCAGATGTATGgaatagagaaaaggaagagtCAGAGGGGACTGTGATTTAAAGTTTAGTGAGTAGAAGAAGGACAATGCCATTATCGTTCATAGTGCAATCTAAAGACAGACTTGGTTTAGAGAAACTGAAGAGCTGATTTGGGGATATACTGAGTTTGAGGGATAAAAAAGCATTAGATATAAAGAAAGAAGCAGGGAGATTTAGGAGCTTTCGACAAGACAATGATAGTTTCAGAAATGGCACACAAAATACTTAACAACTGACTTAGCACAGATACTGACCAGTCAGAACAGATGCCATTCATGAGCAACCAGTATGTACAGGCCAAAGCACGCTGTCTGCATTATTGGGCCTGGAGAGCCGAACCCTTGAGAACTGACAAGGTACCAAGAGAGATGCTGAATCTAAAGTTACAACTTTGGGCAAGCCCACCAATCGATATGATGGGGCTGATAGGAGAGCGCATATAAA
Proteins encoded:
- the LOC100049851 gene encoding pancreatic alpha-amylase yields the protein MKFLLLLSAIGFCWAQYDPHTQSGRTSIVHLFEWRWVDIALECERYLAPKGFGGVQVSPPNENIVVNNPSRPWWERYQPISYKICTRSGNEDEFRDMVTRCNNVGVRIYVDAVVNHMCGSGGGAGTSSTCGSYYNAGSRDFPAVPYSGWDFNDGKCNSGSGEVENYNDIYQVRDCRVVGLLDLALEKDYVRSTIADYLNHLIDLGVAGFRLDAAKHMWPGDIKAFLDKLHNLNTNWFPQGSKPFIYQEVIDLGTEPIKGSEYFGNGRVTEFKYGAKLGTVLRRWDGEKMAYLKNWGEGWGFMPSDRALVFVDNHDNQRGHGAGGASILTFWDSRLYKMAVGFMLAHPYGFTRIMSSYRWARNFQNGQDANDWIGPPNHNGVIKEVTINPDTTCGNDWVCEHRWRQIRNMVAFRNVVDGQAFTNWWDNGSNQVAFGRGNRGFIVFNNDDWALSSTLQTGLPGGTYCDVISGDKVDGNCTGIKIYVSSDGSAYFSISNTAEDPFIAIHAESKL